The following nucleotide sequence is from Deltaproteobacteria bacterium.
TTATTTTCTTTTTAGTTTATCCTGATAATCTGTGTTTACCCTGTTAGATAGTAAACATCTAACAGGGTGAATCCGTGTCCAAAAAGGAATTTCCTATCCATTAAATTTATCCCCGGAGTTTCATAAGGCTGTCTGTAAGACGAAAGAACATTTCCTTGGTTGATCTCTAAAGTAGACCACAGAAAAGACGTTCTGATGATGAAAGGAGGCTACCATGCTCTATGACGCCCTGCTGACCGAAGAAGAGAAAGCGCTGCGGGATGAAGTTCGCCAATTTGTCAGGGATGAAGTGCCGGCAGACCTTTTGCGAGCCATGGACCGGGACGAGATCAAGTTTCCTTATGAATTTATCGCTAAGCTGGCCGAACATAGCCTTCGGGGAATACGGTTCCCCAAAAAATGGGGTGGGCGGGAGTTACCCTGGACCGCGGAAGTCGTAGCCGAAGAGGAAGTGGGGGTTCTGGGAGTGGCCTTGGGTTGTGCTTTTGTGATGTCTTCCATCGTGGGTGAGGCTCTCAACGTCTTTGGAACTGATGAACAAAAAGAAAGATATTTGAGACCCATCATCACCGGCACCAAGATCCCGGAAGAAGCCCTTACCGAACCGAGGGGTGGGTCTGATTTTTTCGGGGCCACGACCCGCGCAGTTGCTGATGGTGATTCTTTTATATTGAATGGCCAGAAACGTTTTGTGGTCGGAGCCGAAGCGGCAGATTTCTTCACTGTTTACTGTAACACGGACCCCAAAGCACCTCTTCATCAGCGGATCTCCATGTTTATCGTGGAGAAAGGTCCGGGAGTCCAGGTGGAACATGTATACGGCCTCCTGGGATGCCGGGGCACTGGCGTGGGAAGGCTGGTCTTCCGGAACTGTCGTGTACCCAAGGAGAACCTGGTTGGAAAGCTGGGATATGGTGCTCTGCTTTTCGACCGGATGATGATCCCGGAACGCCTCACTTCGGCTGCAGCATCTGTAGGGGGGGGCCGTGGGGCCTTGGAAGTTGCCATCCGCTACAGCGACCGAAGGGTCGCCTTTGGCAAGAAAATCCGGAAGTTTCAGGCAGTCAGTTCGATGATTGCCGACGCAATGACCCGGTTGGATGCGGCCCGGGGGTTGGTTTATGGAGCGGCCAAAACCGTGGACAGAGGAATGCCCCATCGGCGGTTGGTCAGCG
It contains:
- a CDS encoding acyl-CoA dehydrogenase family protein; translated protein: MLYDALLTEEEKALRDEVRQFVRDEVPADLLRAMDRDEIKFPYEFIAKLAEHSLRGIRFPKKWGGRELPWTAEVVAEEEVGVLGVALGCAFVMSSIVGEALNVFGTDEQKERYLRPIITGTKIPEEALTEPRGGSDFFGATTRAVADGDSFILNGQKRFVVGAEAADFFTVYCNTDPKAPLHQRISMFIVEKGPGVQVEHVYGLLGCRGTGVGRLVFRNCRVPKENLVGKLGYGALLFDRMMIPERLTSAAASVGGGRGALEVAIRYSDRRVAFGKKIRKFQAVSSMIADAMTRLDAARGLVYGAAKTVDRGMPHRRLVSEAKKFATEASWSIVNIAMQVLGGIGYTNVYPLERYLRDSRLCLIWTGTSQIMDALIQHETFQEFLGDLSDRRNVEMDAMGIDAEKEKIYTDEDMWRNF